One window of the Allosaccharopolyspora coralli genome contains the following:
- a CDS encoding DUF305 domain-containing protein, which yields MRRTMIIGALLAGGLALAGCAPSTEAPSSNPPAPGTPPPPSEIAPAGPENSQGSGDEQGQGQGPGQGEGAGEGPSSTDQQFAQMMVPHHEQALELSELATSTSQNPQVRDLASRIAQAQGPEIGQMRAWLGEQQGQGGETPQQGGMSGMVSPEAMDALRQASGEEFDRLWIEAMIQHHEGAVEMAQTQLEEGSDPRMRGLAEQIVGAQEAELQELRSLQG from the coding sequence GTGCGTAGGACCATGATCATCGGCGCCCTGCTGGCCGGAGGTCTCGCGCTCGCGGGCTGCGCTCCGTCGACGGAGGCGCCCAGCTCGAATCCGCCCGCCCCGGGCACGCCCCCGCCCCCGTCGGAGATCGCGCCGGCCGGGCCGGAGAACAGCCAGGGCAGCGGCGACGAGCAGGGCCAGGGGCAGGGCCCCGGCCAAGGCGAGGGCGCAGGCGAAGGCCCGAGCAGCACCGACCAGCAGTTCGCGCAGATGATGGTGCCGCACCACGAGCAGGCACTGGAGCTCTCCGAACTGGCCACGAGCACGTCGCAGAACCCTCAGGTGCGCGACCTCGCGAGCCGGATCGCGCAGGCACAGGGCCCGGAGATCGGGCAGATGCGGGCATGGCTCGGCGAGCAGCAGGGCCAGGGCGGTGAGACCCCGCAGCAGGGCGGCATGTCCGGGATGGTGAGCCCGGAGGCGATGGACGCGCTGCGCCAGGCTTCCGGCGAGGAGTTCGATCGACTGTGGATCGAGGCGATGATCCAGCACCACGAAGGTGCCGTGGAGATGGCCCAGACCCAGCTCGAGGAGGGTTCGGACCCGCGGATGCGCGGCCTCGCCGAGCAGATCGTCGGCGCTCAGGAGGCCGAGCTCCAGGAACTCCGCTCGCTACAGGGCTGA
- a CDS encoding VanZ family protein: MHQLLVSFNGLVPIALVLFPVAILVAVVSVALRSRLRDVPFIVRDPLIDALLVYSSLVTAYLVLSPQAAVVEPLALNPGNDIAIALAAHPGDARPWIQLLGNMLLLVPLGALAPFRLTWLDKPLKIALAGLVVSCVVESVQFLTVTGRVASTDDIALNTLGALAGGLLTRGPWWQRDPGVPGRSAHSGAGEGRYPVWWLIAEVEEERRRQQHRVPTGRHGAPTRSGSAAVRGRGLTGAARYP, translated from the coding sequence GTGCATCAACTTCTCGTGTCCTTCAACGGTCTCGTCCCGATCGCTCTCGTCCTCTTTCCGGTCGCCATCCTCGTGGCGGTCGTGTCGGTCGCGCTGCGAAGCCGGCTGCGCGATGTCCCCTTCATCGTGCGCGATCCGCTGATCGACGCCCTGCTGGTGTACTCGTCGTTGGTGACGGCGTATCTCGTGCTCTCGCCGCAGGCGGCCGTCGTCGAGCCGCTGGCCCTCAACCCCGGCAACGACATCGCGATCGCACTCGCCGCCCATCCCGGTGACGCCCGCCCGTGGATCCAACTGCTCGGCAACATGCTGCTGCTGGTCCCACTCGGCGCGCTCGCCCCGTTCCGGCTCACCTGGCTGGACAAGCCGCTCAAGATCGCGCTGGCGGGGTTGGTCGTCTCGTGCGTCGTCGAGAGCGTCCAGTTCCTCACCGTCACCGGTCGTGTCGCGTCCACCGACGACATCGCGCTCAACACCCTGGGCGCGCTCGCGGGCGGACTGCTCACGCGTGGCCCGTGGTGGCAGCGCGATCCCGGAGTGCCGGGACGTTCCGCGCACAGCGGCGCGGGCGAGGGCCGGTACCCGGTGTGGTGGCTGATTGCCGAGGTCGAGGAAGAGCGCCGCAGACAACAGCACCGCGTGCCGACAGGCCGACACGGTGCCCCCACCCGCTCCGGGTCCGCCGCTGTGCGCGGACGCGGTCTCACGGGTGCCGCGCGCTATCCCTGA
- a CDS encoding SDR family oxidoreductase, giving the protein MPQSLSGKTVLITGAARGIGAETARSLARRGARVSLIGLEPAELASVAAELGDRHAWFTADVTDSESLEKAVAGTVEHFGGIDVVIANAGVAPFGTVLGTDPDSFLHTIDVNLNGVFRTVRAALPHVVDRRGYVLVVSSLSAFAPTAGMSAYTASKSGCEAFASALQGELAHLGVDVGSAHPSWIDTDLVREVSADLPSFREMRAALPWPMHSLTTVDKCAEAFAAGVERRARRIYVPRSVMLMHWMRNLPASRPVARLMRTVQRRLVPQMEAEVRALGRSFSRRNQDLHEKSRG; this is encoded by the coding sequence ATGCCGCAGTCACTTTCTGGCAAGACCGTGCTCATCACCGGCGCCGCACGCGGCATCGGTGCCGAGACCGCCCGCTCGCTGGCTCGCCGTGGTGCCCGCGTCTCGCTGATCGGACTCGAACCCGCCGAGCTGGCGTCCGTCGCCGCCGAACTCGGCGACCGGCACGCCTGGTTCACCGCCGACGTCACCGACAGCGAATCGCTGGAGAAGGCCGTCGCGGGCACCGTCGAACACTTCGGTGGCATCGACGTCGTGATCGCCAACGCCGGCGTCGCTCCGTTCGGCACCGTGCTGGGAACCGACCCGGACTCGTTCCTGCACACCATCGACGTCAACCTCAACGGAGTCTTCCGCACGGTCCGCGCCGCGCTTCCCCACGTCGTCGACCGCCGCGGCTACGTGCTGGTGGTCTCCTCGCTGTCGGCATTCGCCCCCACGGCGGGCATGAGCGCGTACACGGCGAGCAAGTCGGGCTGCGAGGCGTTCGCCAGCGCGTTGCAGGGGGAACTCGCCCATCTCGGCGTCGACGTGGGCAGCGCGCACCCGTCGTGGATCGACACGGACCTCGTCCGGGAGGTTTCGGCGGACCTGCCGAGCTTCCGCGAGATGCGCGCGGCACTGCCGTGGCCGATGCATTCGCTGACCACTGTGGACAAATGCGCGGAGGCCTTCGCCGCGGGCGTGGAACGCCGCGCACGCAGGATCTACGTCCCGCGCTCGGTCATGCTCATGCACTGGATGCGCAACCTGCCTGCGTCCCGCCCGGTCGCAAGACTCATGCGGACCGTTCAGCGCAGGCTCGTTCCGCAGATGGAGGCCGAGGTGCGCGCACTGGGCCGGTCCTTCAGCCGACGCAACCAGGACCTGCACGAAAAGTCACGCGGCTGA